In Stigmatopora nigra isolate UIUO_SnigA chromosome 2, RoL_Snig_1.1, whole genome shotgun sequence, a single window of DNA contains:
- the vwf gene encoding von Willebrand factor isoform X2 yields the protein MELCVSRWLRGIWILLHLTACRASMMGRCSLFGRHHVHTFDGVLYDFPGDCSYMLAGNCKSRSFTLLGDFAGGKRSGVTLFLGDVFELHLSVNGKLTQEGKSLPLPYASNAVFAGQELGFYKLWSEEFGFAVTIDNSANIAVTLNSNHANHTCGLCGNFNAITSDEYTAQEGFLTEDSYDFANSWAVKGPSQACRRVSTPSLSCNTSKDTSEILSGCSVLQTSALFLRCAHLVSPDAFLTLCQEEACHCSKADSEDCYCSVLLEYARTCHAHGMLLHGWQQESECFPRCPIGMHYSECTKSCSTTCHSLNIQEICKEECVDGCTCPVGKVLDGHRCVEVSQCSCVHMGRHFPPGSTISQDCNTCVCRHGSWECTNEGCPGECLVVGQSHYKTFDNKFFTFTGPCQYLLAQDCAQKDFSVVIENVQCADDQDAVCTRSVTLSLPTLENMTVKLKHGGVVSVNGMDIQTPMHHGHLHIQRSFQSSVHLKFGDHLQIDWNGRGRVLLKLGPRWAGQTCGLCGNFNDNQGDDFLSASGMVESSPLAFGHSWIINGDCNPVHKSATDPCVLNPKRVRFAEEGCSMMTSDAFVPCHFLVNPAPFQRFCRHDVCSCEDGEECLCSALASYAAACTSKGVLLHWRSPSLCQMECTRGQVYEACGSTCDRTCRSLSGLEAGCGGERVCEEGCFCPAGKYLSDSGECVTADQCTCLHDGQLYQPNDFYADHSSICYCENGSMHCSAGEKSNLLSDLFYDDLTPSREKRSTPCSPPLVRAKCGVGEKGLECARNCQNVDFPCVSKPCIPGCLCPPGTVRHHGGCIVPEQCPCYQNDRPYESGKSIMVDCNTCVCENRKWVCTKKFCNGVCRTVGESHYITFDGLKYSFPGLCQYILVQDMCNGEEGNFRVIVENEACGIVGPRCAKSVLVFYHGGLIVMKNGEVKMKTPVPESAQVEIIRSSGQFYTLLVGKHISLNWDRGTNLMVHIAAEYKGRVCGLCGNFDGNVNNDLVSSNNQLEVDSLHFGNSWKVTPRCADVTQLQGPCNDNIIKLVTVEQSCHILTGDRFKDCNSQVDAEPYVEMCVEAACTCSAVADCACFCDVIAAYAQACSQKGVTVSWRSNELCPMSCEELNPKNAVTGEELCQWRYNACGPACPVTCQHPDPLHCSLKCVEGCHAYCPPGQLLDEVTMRCVEPTQCQVCTHEGQRISHGNKVIISHHDPAHCKICHCENNTLTCEACTTLTTAAPTIPSAAITSIPMTTMMPEGNCDRAMDLVFLLDGSMALSEIEFQATKEFVLRVVDRFRMGSAHTRAAVLLYYSGVKTYELQVQKWLFKKTVHDLHYAGGPVAYLDEAIKHMSYNIYDKNKREHSGRVAVILTASTNPRPMRPFINMLRRKSITTLAVALGPGVNMGQINDIMKVNPDNRAYVLSSTAELPDRLLEVTNYLCTLGLEPKSSITTTTLSPRPEPFPTKYFTTTSTSASNLSPITTTPSMYIPPIKEVTFIIEGSDSVGEANFNMSLMFLEEVLIQLSKKKEFIHITIIQYSVKVTVEIYRWDLRYQTVLLKELIREIRWRGGNKTNTGAAVSSVYQDTVNIPPPHHPVPPQLVFLVTENPPTDTVTRPPSLNTQTLVYPIGVGSKVNEKDLFPFSSPQHPMMVEDYTHLNTLVHHVVNITHTTVTPRFPTLVPVVHPTLSNLPFTVPCKTPLDVLFLLKSGEQIEDMKTFVKAFINTVDIGPNGTQVSVIQYSDTVTTEFPWSRELTKTQLNNLVDNIPKRKAGAPSLGSVLRYSIQAAIKSGRVGVTKAVVMIVTDKSSDQVQEAASEALAAGVSVFPIGVGPNYDQKELATIGLKQSNSLHLKSMDQLRILLTLDRSYAERICRAGPPGVCVDDSGIQRKPGESWLLDDGCHLVLCHPSGEMTMQSHKVSCDRLEPPACQNNILPVKVQKACTCHWECPCICMGSSTNHVVRFDSLPLRLDGEGLCSYTLLAFSEGSEVILHNGPCQDTKQYNHVCMKAIEVTHGSQKLLLKDDVTASLGQQQISLPWRHEGLELVHYGGMMLQLKSDIGYVLTFTPQSNEFTITLLNASIGSHAAGLCGACGEQSNNILSLRNGRPTTNQMNFISDWMVAGDKDVCLPKGKVVCSPGAAMGCQVLRSHVFETCHAHIPVLMFLTKCEEETCQESDVCEHVSAYALLCRQRGACVNWRSPHICPLQCPVTMEYRACHTGCVEDCGSTQLMRGDQWATTGSSCTDTPTEGCFCPVGTVLNHGKCVSPEKCKQCVDHSGHSYEYLKTWVPDEKPCLICVCLDQQRINCTARPCNDVKAPVCGPCEKLVEKRNSKCCPEYECVCDQLICGVPKVPRCEDGETLVLKNPGECQAIHECVCQKEACALSPTTVCAANRRLTVKKTKCCDAFECSCSCQNSTRTCSAGFITTTKTDDCGCTETSCMPEKVCVVGDVVHAVGSKWDEGCKKCRCSELRDKVTSLHIAQCSAPVCQRNCPLGSTYTLSTGECCGKCQATSCVDSDGEMRGDTIVGGTLRQIGEQWKSAQDNCIMHKCVRVKDELFVSSTNISCSAMETQSCGLGYELRCNTQDCCPLCHCAPLDVCVLNHTLIGAGESLLVDMCTRCECIVERGLIKKHRLSCSTTTCPLCPLGYTEQKEEGACCGRCVPTTCFLQMTNGRQIRVQVNSTKEEGCTKYFCYINNEGILALEIKTTTCPPFDRQSCLKHGGTVNKVGTTCCETCMESECHPTAGTLNYIKVNDCQSEQEIELHYCEGKCRSKSMYSLQRGVFEQECVCCVAMETEPISVPILCANGTRSHHTIMSVTGCNCQSKHCT from the exons ATGGAG TTGTGTGTGAGCAGGTGGTTGAGAGGAATTTGGATTCTGCTACATCTGACAG CATGCAGGGCAAGTATGATGGGGAGATGCAGCCTCTTTGGACGACACCATGTTCACACTTTCGACGGGGTTTTGTACGACTTTCCTGGAGACTGCAGCTACATGCTGGCCGGGAACTGCAAAAGCCGTTCTTTCACGCTTCTGG GTGATTTTGCAGGGGGGAAAAGATCTGGTGTTACCCTGTTTCTTGGGGATGTCTTTGAGCTACACCTGTCTGTTAATGGAAAACTAACCCAAGAAGGAAAAAG TCTTCCTCTGCCATATGCATCAAATGCTGTGTTTGCTGGCCAGGAGTTGGGCTTCTACAAGCTGTGGAGCGAGGAATTTGGCTTTGCAGTCACTATTGACAACTCGGCCAATATTGCTGTGACGCTCAACTCAAATCATGCCAACCACACATGTGGCCTCTGTGGTAACTTCAATGCAATTACCAGTGATGAATACACTGCTCAAGAAG GATTTCTCACTGAGGATAGTTATGACTTTGCTAATTCATGGGCGGTCAAGGGGCCAAGTCAAGCCTGCAGACGAGTCTCCACTCCAAGTTTGTCTTGCAATACCTCCAAAGACACTTCAGAG ATTCTGTCTGGCTGCAGCGTGTTGCAAACATCCGCCCTGTTCTTGCGCTGCGCTCACTTGGTATCACCTGACGCCTTCCTAACCCTGTGTCAGGAAGAGGCCTGCCACTGCAGCAAAGCCGATAGCGAAGACTGTTACTGTTCAGTCCTTCTTGAGTATGCTCGCACATGCCATGCCCATGGCATGCTTTTGCACGGATGGCAGCAGGAGAGTGAATGCT TTCCCAGATGTCCAATTGGAATGCATTACAGTGAATGCACCAAGTCCTGTTCCACAACTTGCCACAGTCTCAACATCCAAGAGATTTGCAAAGAAGAGTGTGTGGATGGTTGCACCTGCCCCG TGGGTAAGGTGTTGGACGGTCACCGCTGTGTCGAGGTGTCTCAGTGTTCCTGCGTGCACATGGGGCGGCACTTCCCTCCAGGCTCCACCATCTCTCAGGACTGTAACACCTG TGTGTGTCGCCATGGCTCGTGGGAATGCACCAATGAAGGTTGCCCTG GTGAGTGCCTAGTGGTGGGTCAGTCCCATTACAAGACCTTCGACAACAAGTTCTTTACTTTCACGGGTCCATGTCAGTACCTACTGGCCCAAGACTGTGCCCAAAAGGACTTCTCTGTGGTTATTGAAAATGTGCAG TGTGCAGATGATCAAGATGCTGTGTGTACACGCTCTGTGACCCTCAGCCTGCCAACACTGGAGAACATGACAGTGAAACTAAAGCATGGGGGAGTGGTTTCTGTCAATGGCATGGACATCCAAACCCCCATGCACCACG GTCACTTGCATATCCAGAGATCTTTCCAGTCATCAGTGCATCTAAAATTTGGAGATCACCTGCAGATTGACTGGAATGGGAGAGGCAGGGTCCTCCTAAAG CTTGGCCCGCGCTGGGCAGGACAGACTTGTGGTCTCTGCGGTAACTTCAACGATAACCAAGGTGACGACTTCTTGTCCGCATCCGGGATGGTCGAGTCGAGCCCACTGGCATTTGGTCATTCCTGGATAATCAATGGCGACTGCAATCCTGTCCACAAATCTGCGACTGATCCCTGTGTTCTCAATCCCAAAAGAG TTCGGTTTGCAGAAGAAGGCTGCTCAATGATGACGTCAGATGCGTTTGTCCCCTGCCACTTCTTGGTCAACCCGGCTCCCTTCCAGCGGTTCTGTCGTCACGATGTGTGTTCGTGTGAAGATGGCGAGGAGTGCCTCTGCTCTGCTCTGGCCTCGTACGCAGCTGCCTGCACCTCCAAAGGAGTGCTGCTTCACTGGCGCAGCCCATCACTCTGTC AGATGGAGTGCACCAGAGGCCAGGTATACGAGGCCTGCGGAAGCACGTGCGACCGCACTTGTCGTTCTCTGTCCGGACTCGAAGCCGGTTGTGGAGGGGAGAGGGTGTGCGAGGAAGGTTGTTTTTGCCCTGCCGGGAAGTACCTAAGCGACTCTGGAGAGTGCGTGACGGCAGACCAGTGCACGTGCCTGCATGATGGACAACTTTACCAGCCGAATGACTTCTACGCTGATCACAGCAGCATTTG cTACTGTGAGAATGGGTCCATGCACTGCAGCGCTGGAGAAAAGAGCAATTTGCTGTCAGATCTTTTCTACGATGACTTGACACCCTCCAGAG AAAAGCGCTCTACACCATGTTCCCCTCCACTGGTCCGTGCAAAGTGTGGAGTGGGGGAAAAAGGCCTGGAATGTGCCAGAAACTGCCAGAATGTGGACTTTCCCTGCGTCTCCAAACCTTGTATCCCTGGTTGCCTCTGTCCACCTGGCACA GTACGCCATCATGGAGGTTGCATTGTGCCGGAGCAGTGTCCATGTTACCAAAACGATAGACCTTATGAGTCGGGGAAAAGCATAATGGTGGACTGCAACACCTG tgTATGTGAGAACAGGAAATGGGTCTGCACTAAGAAATTTTGCAATGGCGTGTGTCGCACCGTGGGGGAGTCGCACTACATCACCTTTGATGGCCTCAAGTATTCCTTTCCTGGTCTATGCCAATATATCCTGGTGCAG GACATGTGCAATGGCGAAGAGGGGAACTTCCGAGTGATTGTAGAGAATGAAGCCTGTGGTATTGTAGGACCTCGCTGTGCCAAGTCTGTGTTAGTCTTCTACCATGGGGGATTAATTGTGATGAAAAATGGCGAG GTCAAAATGAAGACCCCAGTACCAGAAAGTGCACAGGTAGAGATCATCAGGTCATCAGGTCAATTCTATACGCTCCTTGTTGGGAAACACATTTCACTCAATTGGGATCGAGGAACAAACCTCATGGTCCACATTGCAGCTGAATACAAG GGTCGGGTGTGTGGTCTGTGTGGCAACTTTGATGGAAACGTGAATAATGACCTTGTCAGCAGTAACAATCAGCTAGAGGTGGATTCTTTGCATTTTGGCAATTCTTGGAAGGTCACTCCTAGGTGTGCTGATGTCACCCAG tTACAAGGTCCCTGCAATGACAACATTATCAAACTGGTAACGGTTGAGCAGTCGTGTCATATCCTCACTGGTGACCGCTTCAAAGATTGCAACAGCCAA GTGGATGCAGAGCCATATGTAGAAATGTGTGTGGAGGCGGCTTGCACCTGTTCAGCAGTGGCTGACTGTGCTTGTTTTTGCGACGTCATCGCAGCCTACGCTCAAGCTTGTTCGCAGAAGGGTGTAACTGTCAGTTGGAGATCCAATGAGCTTTGCC CGATGAGCTGTGAAGAATTGAACCCAAAAAATGCAGTGACAGGAGAGGAGTTATGCCAGTGGCGGTACAATGCCTGTGGCCCTGCCTGTCCCGTCACCTGCCAGCACCCCGATCCCCTCCATTGCTCTCTGAAATGTGTGGAAGGATGTCACGCTTACTGCCCTCCAG GCCAGCTGTTAGATGAGGTGACCATGAGGTGTGTTGAGCCCACTCAGTGTCAGGTGTGCACCCATGAGGGTCAAAGAATCTCCCATGGCAACAAAGTCATTATCAGCCATCATGACCCCGCCCACTGCAAAATATG cCACTGTGAAAACAACACATTAACCTGCGAAGCTTGCACCACCTTGACAACTGCCGCACCAACTATTCCTTCCGCCGCCATCACGAGCATCCCCATGACCACCATGATGCCTGAAGGGAACTGTGATCGTGCAATGGATCTGGTTTTCCTGCTGGATGGCTCCATGGCATTGAGTGAGATAGAATTTCAGGCCACTAAAGAATTTGTACTGAGAGTGGTGGACCGCTTTCGCATGGGTTCTGCCCACACTCGAGCTGCTGTGCTGCTTTACTACTCTGGGGTCAAAACTTATGAATTACAG GTTCAGAAGTGGCTTTTCAAAAAGACCGTGCACGACCTGCACTACGCTGGAGGCCCTGTTGCCTACCTAGACGAGGCAATCAAACATATGTCATACAACATCTACGACAAGAACAAACGAGAACACAGTGGCCGCGTGGCTGTCATTTTGACAGCCAGCACCAATCCTCGGCCCATGCGCCCATTCATTAACATGCTGCGCAGGAAAAGTATTACTACACTGGCCGTGGCTCTCGGTCCCGGTGTGAACATGGGGCAGATTAACGACATCATGAAAGTCAACCCCGATAATAGAGCCTATGTGCTGAGTAGCACAGCCGAGCTACCCGATCGCCTTTTAGAAGTAACTAACTACCTTTGCACGTTGGGTCTAGAGCCAAAGTCCAGCATAACTACTACAACCCTCTCACCTCGTCCAGAACCTTTCCCTACCAAATATTTCACTACCACTTCTACCTCTGCTTCCAACCTATCTCCAATCACCACTACACCATCCATGTACATACCTCCAATTAAGGAAGTGACATTCATCATTGAAGGCTCAGATTCAGTGGGAGAGGCCAATTTCAACATGTCCCTCATGTTTCTAGAGGAAGTTTTAATCCAACTGTCTAAGAAGAAGGAGTTCATCCACATCACCATTATTCAGTACTCGGTCAAGGTTACCGTGGAGATCTATCGTTGGGATCTGAGGTACCAAACTGTGCTGCTGAAAGAACTTATCCGGGAAATTCGTTGGCGGGGCGGAAACAAGACCAACACGGGGGCCGCTGTGTCTTCAGTGTATCAGGACACAGTCAACATCCCACCTCCACACCATCCTGTCCCTCCACAGCTCGTCTTCCTTGTGACAGAGAACCCACCCACAGACACAGTCACGCGCCCACCGTCACTGAACACCCAGACTCTTGTGTACCCCATTGGCGTCGGTTCTAAAGTGAATGAGAAGGACTTGTTCCCCTTCAGCTCACCGCAGCATCCAATGATGGTGGAAGACTACACACATCTCAATACACTTGTTCACCATGTTGTCAACATCACACACACCACTGTGACCCCACGCTTTCCCACACTGGTCCCTGTGGTTCACCCTACACTCTCCAACCTCCCTTTCACAG tgcCTTGTAAGACACCTCTAGACGTGCTTTTCCTGTTGAAGTCTGGAGAGCAGATCGAAGACATGAAGACTTTTGTGAAAGCCTTTATCAACACAGTTGATATAG GTCCGAATGGCACTCAGGTCAGCGTGATTCAGTACAGTGACACCGTTACCACAGAATTTCCCTGGAGCAGAGAGCTCACGAAGACCCAACTAAATAACCTGGTAGACAACATTCCTAAAAGGAAAGCAGGAGCCCCTTCACTCG GGTCGGTACTGCGATACTCCATCCAAGCAGCCATTAAGAGTGGCAGAGTGGGCGTGACCAAGGCTGTGGTGATGATAGTGACTGACAAGTCATCTGATCAGGTCCAAGAAGCTGCGAGCGAAGCATTGGCGGCAG GTGTGTCTGTATTCCCTATCGGTGTGGGGCCAAACTATGACCAGAAGGAGCTGGCAACTATCGGCCTCAAACAAAGCAACAGCCTGCACTTAAAGAGTATGGATCAGTTACGGATTCTGCTGACTTTGGACCGCAGTTACGCAGAGAGAATCTGCAGAG CTGGTCCACCAGGAGTTTGTGTAGATGACAGTGGCATCCAGAGAAAA CCTGGAGAATCCTGGCTACTGGACGACGGCTGCCATTTGGTGCTGTGCCATCCAAGTGGAGAAATGACCATGCAGAGCCacaaagtcagctgtgatagacTGGAGCCACCGGCCTGCCAAAACAACATACTGCCTGTGAAAGTCCAGAAGGCCTGCACCTGCCATTGGGAATGCCCAT GCATTTGCATGGGCAGCTCCACCAATCACGTTGTGCGGTTTGACAGCTTGCCACTCAGGTTGGATGGGGAGGGCCTGTGTTCCTATACCTTATTGGCTTTCAGCGAGGGTTCCGAGGTCATTCTTCACAACGGGCCTTGTCAAGACACCAAACAATACAATCACGTTTGTATGAAAGCCATCGAGGTGACGCATGGCTCGCAAAAACTCCTACTGAAGGATGACGTTACG GCGTCACTAGGACAACAGCAGATTTCACTACCGTGGAGGCACGAGGGTCTAGAGCTTGTGCATTATGGAGGAATGATGCTCCAACTCAAGTCCGACATTGGCTACGTTCTGACGTTCACGCCGCAAAGCAACGAGTTTACCATTACGTTGCTTAATGCCAGCATCGGCAGTCACGCAGCTGGACTCTgtg GGGCTTGCGGAGAACAATCCAATAACATTCTCTCCTTGCGCAATGGCCGCCCCACCACCAACCAAATGAACTTCATCTCTGACTGGATGGTGGCTGGTGACAAAGACGTGTGCTTGCCCAAAGGCAAGGTGGTGTGCTCCCCTGGAGCCGCCATGGGATGCCAGGTCCTGCGCTCGCATGTGTTTGAAACCTGTCACGCACATATACCTGTTCTGATGTTCCTTACCAAATGTGAGGAAGAGACTTGCCAGGAATCAGATGTTTGTGAACATGTTTCTGCCTACGCACTTCTTTGTAGACAGAGGGGGGCTTGTGTAAACTGGAGAAGCCCCCACATATGCC CCTTGCAGTGCCCTGTCACCATGGAGTACCGAGCATGCCACACCGGCTGTGTTGAAGACTGTGGCAGCACACAACTGATGCGGGGTGACCAGTGGGCTACCACTGGTTCATCGTGCACAGACACACCCACTGAGGGCTGTTTTTGCCCAGTGGGGACGGTTCTTAATCATGGAAAGTGTGTGTCACCAGAGAAGTGCAAGCAATGTGTGGATCATAGCGGACACTCATATGAG TATCTAAAGACTTGGGTACCAGATGAGAAACCCTGCTTGATTTGCGTGTGTTTGGACCAACAACGGATCAACTGCACTGCTCGCCCGTGCAATGACGTGAAAG CACCAGTGTGCGGCCCTTGCGAGAAGCTGGTGGAGAAGAGGAACTCTAAGTGCTGTCCGGAGTATGAATGTG TGTGTGATCAGTTGATCTGTGGAGTTCCCAAGGTACCCCGTTGTGAGGATGGTGAAACACTAGTTTTGAAAAACCCAGGAGAATGTCAAGCTATACACGAATGCG TTTGCCAGAAGGAGGCCTGCGCTCTCAGTCCTACCACAGTTTGTGCCGCCAATCGTAGGCTGACagtaaaaaagacaaagtgcTGCGATGCTTTCGAGTGCTCCTGTAGCTGCCAGAACTCCACCCGAACTTGCTCGGCGGGCTTCATCACGACGACTAAGACGGACGACTGTGGCTGCACCGAGACCAGCTGCATGCCGGAAAAA GTTTGCGTGGTTGGCGACGTGGTCCATGCAGTCGGCAGCAAATGGGATGAAGGATGTAAAAAGTGTAGGTGCAGTGAGCTGCGGGACAAGGTCACATcattgcacattgcacaatgtTCTGCACCTGTGTGCCAACGCAACTGCCCTCTG GGTTCGACATATACACTGTCCACTGGAGAATGTTGCGGAAAATGCCAAGCAACCAGCTGTGTGGATTCGGATGGAGAAATGCGAGGGGACACAATAGTCGGAGGAACGCTTCGACAG ATTGGAGAGCAATGGAAGTCTGCTCAGGACAACTGCATCATGCACAAGTGTGTGAGGGTGAAGGATGAATTGTTTGTTTCCTCAACCAACATTAGCTGCTCTGCCATGGAAACTCAGTCCTGTGGCCTGGGATATGAGTTACGTTGCAACACACAGGACTGCTGCCCACTTTGCCATTGTG CTCCTTTGGATGTTTGTGTCCTTAACCACACTCTCATCGGG GCAGGTGAATCACTGTTGGTCGACATGTGCACACGATGTGAATGCATCGTGGAACGTGGTCTCATCAAGAAACACAGGCTCTCCTGCAGTACAACCACCTGTCCCCTATGTCCATTG GGATACACAGAGCAGAAAGAAGAAGGCGCCTGCTGTGGTCGCTGTGTCCCCACGACATGCTTTTTACAAATGACCAATGGAAGGCAAATTAGAGTGCAG GTGAACAGCACAAAGGAAGAGGGCTGTACTAAGTACTTTTGTTACATCAACAATGAAGGAATTCTGGCTTTGGAAATTAAAACGACAACCTGCCCGCCTTTTGACCGCCAATCCTGCCTCAAACATGGG GGTACAGTAAATAAGGTTGGAACAACTTGCTGCGAGACAT GTATGGAATCGGAGTGTCACCCAACAGCGGGAACACTAAACTATATCAAAGTGAATGACTGCCAATCAGAGCAGGAGATTGAATTGCACTATTGTGAG GGTAAATGTCGCAGTAAGTCCATGTACTCCCTGCAGAGGGGCGTGTTTGAGCAAGAGTGTGTATGTTGCGTCGCCATGGAAACAGAGCCCATCAGCGTTCCCATCCTATGTGCCAACGGAACCCGAAGTCACCACACAATCATGTCTGTCACCGGGTGCAACTGTCAGTCCAAACATTGCACCTAG